In Haladaptatus sp. R4, a genomic segment contains:
- a CDS encoding DUF456 domain-containing protein: MDWPFLLALALLLGGVLGSVAPLVPGVPLSLAGIYVYWWGTDFHSPGLAFVAIATVVGIAAFVADYAGSAISARAGGGSMVSAAVAAVVGIVALFVTGPVGMLVAVALATFVVELTRTNDLRHGARTAGFAVVGMLASASFNCS; the protein is encoded by the coding sequence ATGGATTGGCCGTTCCTCCTCGCCCTCGCCCTCCTACTCGGTGGCGTTCTCGGAAGCGTCGCTCCCCTCGTGCCGGGAGTTCCCCTCTCGCTCGCGGGAATCTACGTCTACTGGTGGGGGACGGACTTTCACAGTCCCGGCCTCGCCTTCGTCGCCATCGCAACGGTCGTCGGTATCGCGGCGTTCGTCGCCGACTACGCAGGAAGCGCGATTTCCGCACGCGCTGGCGGTGGTTCGATGGTGTCCGCCGCCGTCGCGGCCGTCGTCGGAATCGTCGCCCTGTTCGTCACGGGACCCGTGGGAATGCTGGTCGCCGTCGCGCTCGCCACCTTCGTCGTCGAACTCACGCGGACGAACGACCTCCGGCACGGTGCCCGAACCGCTGGCTTCGCCGTCGTCGGCATGCTCGCGTCGGCGTCGTTCAACTGCTCGTGA
- a CDS encoding NAD(P)H-binding protein, with product MNRSARVSSNEVLVVGATGFVGRNLVPELIERGHEVVAMTRNASTYDPPEGVSVVEADLNDRESLRGVFDGVDAAYYLVHSMGESEDFMAHDRVAARNFVSAARGSKLSRVVYLSGLGGERVTLSDHLKSRREVEYILGTGAYDLTVLRAAIVIGGDSASFRMVRQLAERLPLMITPRWVRTNCQPIAIEDVVGYLVGVLDTPETAGETYEIGGPDVLTYGEMVIRTGDLLDKRATMVPVPVLSPQLSAYWVDLVTDVPKVVAHPLILGLKTRTVVEDDRIRSLVPIELTPFDDAVRRAIA from the coding sequence TTGAACCGTAGCGCCCGAGTTTCGAGTAATGAGGTACTCGTCGTCGGAGCAACCGGGTTCGTCGGCCGCAACCTCGTCCCCGAACTGATCGAACGGGGTCACGAAGTCGTGGCGATGACTCGAAACGCTTCGACGTACGACCCGCCGGAAGGCGTGTCAGTGGTGGAGGCGGACTTGAACGACCGCGAGAGCCTTCGCGGCGTCTTCGACGGAGTGGACGCCGCGTACTACCTCGTCCACTCGATGGGCGAGAGCGAGGACTTCATGGCACACGACCGGGTCGCGGCGCGAAACTTCGTTTCGGCCGCTCGGGGATCGAAACTCTCCCGCGTGGTGTATCTCTCCGGTCTCGGCGGGGAACGGGTCACGCTCTCGGATCACCTCAAATCGCGTCGGGAAGTGGAGTACATCCTCGGTACCGGGGCGTACGACCTCACCGTCCTTCGGGCGGCCATCGTCATCGGCGGCGACAGCGCCAGTTTCCGGATGGTCCGGCAGTTGGCCGAGCGTCTGCCGCTCATGATAACGCCACGATGGGTCCGGACGAACTGCCAACCCATCGCCATCGAGGACGTCGTCGGTTATCTCGTCGGCGTCCTCGACACGCCGGAGACGGCCGGTGAAACGTACGAAATCGGCGGGCCGGACGTACTGACGTACGGCGAGATGGTAATTCGGACGGGCGACCTGCTCGACAAACGCGCGACGATGGTCCCCGTTCCCGTCCTCAGCCCGCAACTCTCGGCCTACTGGGTCGATCTGGTCACCGACGTCCCCAAAGTCGTCGCGCATCCGCTCATCCTCGGACTGAAGACGCGCACCGTCGTGGAAGACGACCGGATTCGCTCGCTCGTCCCCATCGAACTGACACCCTTCGACGACGCCGTGCGGCGCGCAATCGCATGA